The following proteins are encoded in a genomic region of Triticum dicoccoides isolate Atlit2015 ecotype Zavitan chromosome 1B, WEW_v2.0, whole genome shotgun sequence:
- the LOC119307418 gene encoding phospholipase A1-II 7-like, giving the protein MSFLPIPLPIVGDIASKLQDQEKPRGSGTTSAAAPIVGTVASRWRELHGENSWKGLLDPLDLHLRATIISYGEMVQATYDGFNTERRSPHCGACFYGHDDLLAGVGVPHHGNNYQVTKFVYATSSLPLPESFLLLPLPSLPDVWSRESNWMGYVAVATDEGAAALGRRDIVVAWRGTIKNLEWVNDLDFTPVSAAPVLGSKASQNRLAVVHRGFLSVYTSSNKSSEFTKTSAKDQVLKEVRRLVELYKDEEVSITVCGHSLGASLATLNAVDLVSSDVNKPESSTKSFPVTAIVFASPHVGDRFFRSAFTSFPDLKALHVQNAGDIVPMYPPLGYVDVAVELTIRTIRSPYMRMPATVLTLHNLECYLHGVAGEQGSAGGFKLEVERDVALVNKGADALTNEHPVPAEWWVPKHKFMVKGKDGRWTLQDFKHI; this is encoded by the exons ATGTCGTTCCTCCCGATCCCATTGCCAATCGTTGGAGACATAGCCAGCAAGCTGCAAGACCAAGAGAAACCGCGTGGCAGCGGCACGACGTCGGCGGCGGCGCCTATCGTCGGCACCGTGGCCAGCAGGTGGCGCGAGCTCCACGGTGAGAACTCGTGGAAGGGCCTCCTGGACCCTCTGGACCTGCACCTCCGCGCCACCATCATCTCCTACGGCGAGATGGTGCAGGCCACCTACGACGGGTTCAACACGGAGAGGCGCTCCCCGCACTGCGGCGCGTGCTTCTACGGCCACGACGACCTACTGGCAGGCGTGGGGGTGCCTCACCACGGCAATAACTACCAGGTCACCAAGTTCGTCTACGCCACTTCGTCGCTGCCACTCCCCGAGTccttcctcctgctgccgctcccgtCGCTGCCGGACGTCTGGAGCCGAGAGTCCAACTGGATGGGGTACGTGGCCGTGGCCACGGACGAGGGCGCCGCCGCGCTTGGGAGGCGCGACATCGTCGTGGCGTGGCGCGGCACCATCAAGAACCTGGAGTGGGTCAACGACCTCGACTTCACGCCCGTGTCCGCCGCGCCCGTGCTGGGCTCCAAGGCGAGCCAGAACCGCCTTGCCGTCGTGCACCGAGGGTTCCTTTCCGTGTACACATCAAGCAACAAGAGCTCCGAGTTCACCAAAACCAGCGCCAAAGATCAG GTTCTCAAGGAGGTCAGGAGGCTTGTGGAGTTGTACAAGGACGAGGAGGTCAGCATCACCGTTTGCGGCCATAGCCTCGGTGCGTCGCTCGCCACCCTCAACGCCGTTGACCTGGTGTCTAGCGACGTCAACAAACCCGAGAGCTCCACTAAATCGTTCCCTGTGACTGCTATCGTGTTCGCAAGCCCGCATGTCGGGGACCGCTTCTTTAGGTCGGCGTTCACCTCATTCCCAGACCTGAAGGCACTTCATGTGCAGAATGCTGGCGATATTGTGCCCATGTACCCACCTTTGGGATATGTGGATGTGGCCGTGGAGCTGACCATAAGAACAATCCGATCTCCGTACATGCGTATGCCGGCCACGGTGCTGACACTCCACAATCTCGAGTGCTACCTACATGGAGTGGCCGGGGAACAAGGCAGCGCCGGAGGGTTCAAGCTAGAGGTGGAACGTGATGTGGCTTTGGTGAACAAGGGTGCCGATGCGCTCACAAATGAGCACCCAGTGCCGGCGGAGTGGTGGGTTCCTAAACACAAGTTCATGGTCAAGGGGAAAGATGGACGATGGACACTCCAAGACTTCAAGCACATCTGA